In Paenibacillus ihbetae, the following are encoded in one genomic region:
- a CDS encoding DUF1961 family protein produces MNENTTESGLPEQANSSLIPEGWREIYANPLAKPEHVRRFRLEGSASVTFPVGRMRLESLLDEKEGQRANFVLWCPEDFPADAAVSWDFWPVREPGLAMMFVCATGTEGRDLFDPSIKPRTGEYDQYHHGEMNAFHVSYFRRKWAEERMFHTCNLRKSYGFHLVAQGADPIPGVMDAFGPYRMLIVKVGSRITFAVNGLPVFSWTDDGHTFGPKLAGGKVGFRQMAPLIGEYANLTVYAERKTSF; encoded by the coding sequence ATGAATGAAAATACAACCGAATCAGGATTACCGGAGCAGGCCAATAGCTCGCTTATCCCTGAAGGCTGGAGGGAAATCTACGCGAATCCGCTCGCCAAGCCCGAACATGTCCGCAGGTTTCGATTGGAAGGGAGTGCCTCGGTCACGTTTCCTGTGGGACGGATGCGACTCGAGAGTCTCCTGGACGAGAAAGAGGGACAGCGCGCCAATTTCGTGCTGTGGTGCCCTGAGGATTTTCCGGCGGATGCGGCTGTTTCTTGGGATTTTTGGCCGGTGCGGGAGCCGGGCTTGGCCATGATGTTTGTATGCGCAACCGGAACGGAGGGGCGGGATTTGTTCGATCCTTCGATCAAGCCGCGGACGGGCGAATATGACCAGTATCATCACGGCGAAATGAACGCCTTCCATGTCTCTTACTTCCGGAGAAAGTGGGCGGAAGAGCGGATGTTTCACACGTGTAATTTGCGCAAAAGCTACGGCTTCCATCTGGTCGCCCAAGGTGCGGATCCGATTCCGGGCGTCATGGACGCGTTCGGTCCTTACCGGATGCTCATCGTCAAGGTCGGCAGCCGCATTACGTTTGCCGTAAATGGCCTGCCGGTGTTCTCATGGACGGACGACGGTCATACGTTCGGACCGAAACTCGCCGGCGGCAAGGTTGGTTTCCGTCAGATGGCCCCGCTGATCGGTGAATATGCCAATTTAACCGTGTATGCCGAAAGAAAAACATCCTTTTGA
- a CDS encoding rhamnogalacturonan lyase has translation MKTVHEQHKYETRKNSGFQLEYLDRGLVAAATSEGIFLSWRLFGNEVSGYSRNGLTGTDFNLYRNDAMIAVVRDSTNYLDPGGTPDSVYYVCAVVDGQEVDRSADVTPWAVPYYELPLRKPADGITPAGQVYTYSANDMSIGDVDGDGEYEYFVKWDPSNAKDVSHSGYTGQVYIDCYKLDGTLLYRIDLGVNIRAGAHYTQFLVYDFDGDGKAELMFKTAPGTKIIRYDQEGQTISETYITMPPEDIAAGYSHSDDYRMSSEDYYNHIVSMFMRWHSHEEVVAGRWPSTLEACFGIEQRYNYPLSRRDAERLADYFLDVYAPSRSGRNNLRSFEGFILDGPEYLSVFRGHTGEELETIPYKPGRHDDGLRWGDYAWNRIEPGNRVDRFLAGVAYLDGKQPFAIFARGYYTRAAVAAYSWDGRRLKETWFIDSGWVSMNNPFHDTLRLEDGRHEKFGSLAKQGAHSLSVADVDGDGCHEIIYGAATIDHDGSILYSSRAEMPPESKEPGKMAKLGHGDALHVAHIDPDRQGLEIFMVHESGASGPYGYTLRDAATGQVLYGGFAVEDVGRGMIGQVDKHYRGLQTWCSEGYDSDEAFGLMTCTGDRIAAQAPGTNMSIKWAADMTTQIINGRFDEPVTVDDWKRGRLLTAEGTVSNNGTKGNPCLVADVFGDWREELLVRTKDSSAIRIYLSTEVTDRKLYTLMHDPQYRTGIAWQNVVYNQPSYPSFYFASDTDWAAVPVPQLYLPRTSQR, from the coding sequence ATGAAAACCGTCCATGAGCAGCACAAATATGAAACGAGGAAGAATTCCGGCTTTCAGCTGGAATACCTGGATCGCGGACTGGTTGCGGCTGCCACGTCCGAAGGAATATTTCTCAGCTGGAGACTCTTTGGGAATGAAGTGAGCGGCTATAGCCGTAACGGATTGACCGGAACTGATTTTAACCTGTATCGAAATGACGCCATGATCGCAGTTGTCCGCGACAGCACCAATTATTTGGATCCCGGCGGGACGCCAGACTCGGTTTACTATGTTTGTGCCGTTGTCGACGGACAAGAGGTCGACCGAAGTGCCGACGTCACTCCCTGGGCAGTCCCGTATTATGAATTGCCCTTGCGTAAACCGGCTGATGGCATAACGCCGGCCGGTCAAGTCTATACGTATTCGGCGAATGATATGAGCATCGGGGATGTAGATGGCGACGGCGAGTATGAGTATTTTGTCAAATGGGACCCTTCGAATGCAAAGGATGTATCGCATTCCGGTTACACCGGGCAGGTATATATCGATTGCTATAAGCTGGACGGAACTCTCTTGTACCGAATAGACCTTGGCGTGAACATACGGGCCGGTGCTCACTATACGCAGTTCCTCGTCTACGATTTTGACGGAGACGGAAAAGCCGAGCTGATGTTCAAGACCGCACCCGGAACGAAAATCATCCGGTACGATCAGGAAGGGCAAACGATCTCCGAAACCTATATAACGATGCCGCCTGAGGATATCGCTGCCGGGTACAGCCATTCGGACGATTATCGAATGAGCAGCGAGGATTACTATAATCATATCGTCTCTATGTTCATGCGCTGGCACTCGCATGAGGAGGTTGTGGCCGGACGATGGCCCTCCACGCTGGAAGCATGCTTTGGGATCGAGCAGCGCTACAATTACCCGTTGTCCAGGAGGGATGCAGAGCGGCTCGCCGACTACTTCCTCGATGTGTATGCTCCCAGTCGGAGCGGTCGCAACAACTTGCGGTCATTCGAGGGCTTCATTCTTGATGGGCCTGAGTATTTAAGCGTATTTCGCGGGCATACGGGCGAGGAATTGGAGACGATCCCCTATAAACCGGGGCGGCATGATGACGGTCTGAGGTGGGGGGATTATGCTTGGAACCGCATCGAGCCCGGCAATCGCGTGGACCGGTTCCTGGCAGGCGTAGCCTATTTGGACGGCAAACAGCCGTTTGCGATTTTTGCTCGGGGCTATTATACCCGTGCTGCCGTTGCAGCCTACTCCTGGGATGGAAGGCGCCTTAAGGAGACATGGTTCATCGACAGTGGCTGGGTTTCGATGAATAATCCTTTTCATGATACGCTTCGTCTAGAGGACGGCCGCCATGAGAAATTTGGCAGCCTGGCTAAACAGGGCGCACATTCATTAAGCGTCGCTGATGTGGACGGAGACGGCTGCCACGAAATAATTTACGGGGCGGCAACCATCGACCATGACGGATCTATTTTGTACAGCTCCCGGGCTGAAATGCCCCCGGAGAGCAAGGAGCCTGGCAAAATGGCCAAGCTGGGTCACGGCGATGCACTGCATGTTGCCCATATCGATCCAGACCGGCAAGGGTTGGAAATATTTATGGTGCATGAAAGCGGCGCCTCGGGACCCTATGGATACACGCTGCGCGATGCGGCAACCGGCCAGGTGTTATACGGCGGCTTTGCCGTCGAAGACGTTGGACGCGGAATGATCGGGCAAGTGGATAAGCATTATCGCGGACTTCAAACATGGTGCAGCGAAGGGTATGACAGCGATGAAGCATTCGGCTTGATGACATGTACGGGAGATCGGATTGCAGCGCAGGCTCCGGGCACGAACATGAGCATTAAGTGGGCGGCTGATATGACCACGCAGATCATCAACGGCCGATTCGACGAGCCGGTTACGGTCGACGATTGGAAACGAGGCAGGCTGCTCACCGCGGAAGGCACGGTTTCCAACAACGGCACGAAGGGAAATCCATGCCTTGTTGCGGACGTGTTCGGAGATTGGCGAGAGGAACTGCTGGTTCGAACAAAGGATAGCTCGGCGATCCGAATTTACTTGAGCACCGAGGTAACGGACCGGAAATTGTATACGTTGATGCACGATCCGCAATACCGGACGGGCATTGCATGGCAGAACGTCGTATACAACCAGCCTAGTTATCCAAGCTTTTATTTTGCTTCCGATACCGATTGGGCAGCGGTTCCTGTTCCGCAACTATATCTTCCCCGCACGAGCCAAAGGTAA
- a CDS encoding polysaccharide deacetylase family protein codes for MIKIMMCFPEGRHKALTLSYDDGRFADRRLVDILNRHGIKGTFHINSGLLGTPDRVGVEEVRTLYVGHEVSAHTLTHPTIARCPNEQIVHEVMEDRRNLERIVGYTVRGMSYPNGSYSRRIKEMLPGLGIDYARVVASSGHFGMPDDFLEWQPTCHHNRDLMKHAETFVSMHKKQYLYLMNVWGHSYEFDNDHNWELMEQFCSYVGGKAEIWYCTNIELVDYTKAFEGLRFAAGLDFVYNPSALSVWLDVDGQIVEVKGGEQIKL; via the coding sequence ATGATCAAAATTATGATGTGCTTTCCTGAAGGGAGGCACAAAGCGCTGACTTTAAGTTATGACGATGGACGATTCGCCGATCGGCGGCTGGTGGACATCTTGAACCGGCATGGGATTAAAGGAACCTTTCATATCAATTCCGGGCTCCTCGGAACGCCGGACAGGGTGGGGGTAGAAGAGGTCAGAACGCTTTATGTAGGTCACGAGGTGTCGGCGCATACGTTGACCCATCCGACGATCGCTCGCTGCCCGAATGAGCAAATCGTGCATGAAGTCATGGAAGACCGGCGTAATTTGGAGCGTATCGTAGGTTACACGGTGCGGGGGATGTCGTATCCGAACGGCTCTTATAGCCGCAGAATCAAAGAAATGCTGCCGGGTCTCGGTATCGACTATGCGAGAGTCGTTGCGAGTTCGGGACATTTCGGAATGCCGGACGATTTTCTGGAATGGCAGCCGACCTGCCATCATAATCGTGATTTGATGAAGCACGCCGAGACCTTCGTGAGCATGCATAAAAAGCAGTACTTGTATCTGATGAACGTATGGGGGCATAGCTACGAATTCGATAACGATCATAATTGGGAGCTTATGGAACAGTTCTGCTCTTATGTAGGAGGTAAAGCGGAAATCTGGTATTGCACGAACATCGAGCTGGTCGATTATACGAAGGCATTCGAAGGATTGAGGTTTGCAGCGGGGCTGGATTTCGTCTACAATCCATCAGCGTTAAGCGTTTGGCTGGACGTGGACGGGCAGATCGTTGAAGTGAAAGGCGGTGAACAGATCAAGCTATAG